Proteins co-encoded in one Streptomyces sp. NBC_01283 genomic window:
- a CDS encoding MaoC family dehydratase: protein MAEPRIFASADDLRAGVGEQLGHSEWLEVDQKRIDLFADATGDHQWIHVDVEKAAQGPFKTTIAHGYLTLSLLPSLVPQVMRVEGMKMGVNYGTNKVRFPSPVPSGSRVRATAVLKEVEQTKDGGVQVTAVVTVEREGGEKPACVAESVSRYYF, encoded by the coding sequence ATGGCAGAGCCGAGGATCTTCGCGTCGGCCGACGACCTGCGTGCCGGAGTCGGCGAGCAGCTCGGGCACAGCGAATGGCTGGAGGTCGACCAGAAGCGGATCGACCTGTTCGCCGACGCCACGGGCGACCACCAGTGGATCCACGTGGACGTGGAGAAGGCCGCGCAGGGCCCCTTCAAGACGACCATCGCGCACGGCTATCTGACGCTGTCGCTGCTGCCGAGCCTGGTGCCGCAGGTCATGCGGGTCGAGGGCATGAAGATGGGTGTCAACTACGGCACCAACAAGGTCCGCTTCCCCTCGCCGGTGCCCTCGGGCTCCCGGGTGCGGGCGACCGCCGTGCTCAAGGAGGTCGAGCAGACCAAGGACGGCGGCGTGCAGGTGACGGCCGTGGTAACCGTCGAGCGCGAGGGCGGCGAGAAGCCCGCCTGCGTCGCGGAGTCGGTGTCCCGCTACTACTTCTGA
- the soxR gene encoding redox-sensitive transcriptional activator SoxR — protein sequence MPQIPEKIHELTVGQLSARSGAAVSALHFYESKGLISSTRTSGNQRRYHRDALRRVAFVRAAQRVGIPLATIREALDSLPEERTPTREDWARLSEAWRSELDERIKQLGRLRDHLTDCIGCGCLSLENCVLSNPDDVFGERLTGSRLLAERRPQS from the coding sequence GTGCCCCAGATCCCAGAGAAGATCCACGAGCTCACGGTCGGCCAGCTCTCGGCCCGTAGCGGCGCTGCCGTCTCGGCCCTGCACTTCTACGAGTCCAAGGGTCTGATCAGCAGCACCCGCACCTCGGGCAACCAGCGCCGCTACCACCGTGACGCGCTGCGCCGCGTCGCCTTCGTCCGCGCCGCCCAGCGCGTCGGCATCCCGCTCGCCACGATCCGCGAGGCGCTCGACTCGCTCCCCGAGGAGCGCACCCCCACCCGCGAGGACTGGGCGCGCCTCTCGGAGGCCTGGCGCTCGGAACTGGACGAGCGCATCAAGCAGTTGGGCCGGCTGCGCGATCACCTCACGGACTGCATCGGCTGCGGCTGTCTCTCCCTGGAGAACTGCGTGCTCTCCAACCCCGACGACGTCTTCGGTGAACGCCTCACCGGTTCGCGTCTGTTGGCGGAGCGTCGGCCCCAGTCGTGA
- a CDS encoding uracil-xanthine permease family protein yields the protein MVAAVDERLPLPRLAPLALQHLLAGIAAPVSSVILIGTTLRLTAGETASLLSATLVLCGIGALFQSLGVRALRVGARLPFLMLPGGAAVAIFLQIGKEYGPATASGSVLIAAAFLICVLPFYGRVVRLFPPLVMGTTVVLIGINMIKVTAPMVASGPGPGFATLGVIAVLFLVLRGVWRQMAVLFGLAGGTVIALLLGMDIHLASGGSFALPDPFPYGAPHFDLLAAIPLLVFALASLAEATGQTVLNSEAVGRTPDAGRDVPRIARADALVSLGAGVFGTSLMVTSAENIGIVQLTRVRSRFVTAGAGVLLIACGLLTPLTRLLAAIPEPVVGAAGLVIYAVIAVLGFGMLSRVDLTHGTDSIVVALALVVGLLPVMTPGLYAPLPPWAHTIFGSGVAAGALAAVILSVAFRHLGPREKPEVTTGADAPPTDANR from the coding sequence GTGGTGGCCGCCGTCGACGAGCGCCTCCCGCTGCCGCGCCTCGCACCGCTCGCCCTCCAGCACCTCCTGGCCGGGATAGCCGCTCCGGTCTCCTCCGTGATCCTGATCGGCACGACGCTGCGGCTGACCGCCGGCGAGACGGCCTCGCTGCTCAGCGCCACGCTGGTGCTGTGCGGCATCGGGGCACTGTTCCAGTCCCTCGGGGTGCGGGCGCTGCGGGTCGGCGCCCGGCTGCCGTTCCTGATGCTGCCGGGCGGGGCCGCGGTGGCGATCTTCCTGCAGATCGGGAAGGAGTACGGGCCCGCGACGGCGTCCGGCTCCGTCCTGATCGCCGCGGCGTTCCTGATCTGCGTACTGCCCTTCTACGGAAGGGTGGTGCGGCTCTTCCCGCCGCTGGTGATGGGCACCACGGTCGTCCTGATCGGCATCAACATGATCAAGGTGACGGCGCCGATGGTGGCGTCGGGCCCCGGCCCCGGCTTCGCCACGCTCGGTGTCATCGCCGTCCTCTTCCTCGTCCTGCGGGGCGTGTGGCGGCAGATGGCGGTGCTCTTCGGCCTGGCGGGCGGCACGGTCATCGCGCTCCTCCTGGGCATGGACATCCACCTCGCGTCCGGCGGCTCCTTCGCCCTGCCGGACCCGTTCCCTTACGGCGCCCCGCACTTCGACCTGCTCGCGGCGATCCCGCTGCTGGTCTTCGCGCTCGCCTCGCTCGCCGAGGCCACCGGCCAGACGGTGCTCAACAGCGAGGCGGTGGGCCGAACCCCGGACGCGGGCCGGGACGTGCCGCGCATCGCCCGCGCCGACGCCCTCGTCTCGCTGGGCGCCGGAGTCTTCGGCACGTCCCTGATGGTGACGAGCGCCGAGAACATCGGCATCGTCCAACTGACGCGCGTACGCAGCCGGTTCGTCACGGCGGGCGCGGGCGTGCTGCTCATCGCCTGCGGGCTGCTCACGCCGCTGACGCGATTGCTCGCCGCCATCCCCGAGCCGGTGGTCGGCGCGGCGGGCCTGGTGATCTACGCGGTGATCGCCGTCCTCGGCTTCGGCATGCTGTCCCGGGTCGACCTCACCCACGGCACCGACAGCATCGTCGTCGCGCTCGCCCTGGTCGTGGGGCTGCTGCCGGTGATGACCCCCGGCCTGTACGCGCCGCTGCCGCCCTGGGCGCACACGATCTTCGGCAGCGGGGTGGCCGCGGGGGCACTCGCCGCCGTGATCCTGAGCGTGGCCTTCCGCCATCTGGGGCCGAGGGAAAAGCCCGAGGTCACGACTGGGGCCGACGCTCCGCCAACAGACGCGAACCGGTGA
- a CDS encoding aryl-sulfate sulfotransferase codes for MTHLTRSRVDQNQRRRRGTGLMALDEEASYGGYTLFAPLTGTGEVYLIDAHGEIAHQWNLPHRPGRHARILPNGNLAYNGVLPDEPALFPMWHKYRGGIMQEIAPDGTVLREHRDRFQHHDAHHYGDGRLLYTALEPLTGADADAVRGGVPGSEAEGAIWADTIVEVDAEGNTTWEWKVSERLGRADFPLHPDYAREHYPLINSVLPTSDGNILASFRSVSAVVVISRATGDIIWRSEPGVVSQQHCPTELPNGNFLVFDNGVFRPHWDVPFSRVIEIERSSGKVIWEYHDPARESFFAPFMGSAQRLPNGNTLVTDSPAGRLFEVTADGYLCWEYVVPFFGGYEEEEVRKLFPSEPNAVFRAYRYASSELPWLTPAPAPAKG; via the coding sequence ATGACCCATCTGACCCGCTCCCGCGTGGACCAGAACCAGCGCCGCCGCCGCGGCACCGGCCTGATGGCCCTGGACGAGGAAGCCAGCTACGGCGGCTACACCCTCTTCGCACCGCTCACCGGCACCGGCGAGGTCTACCTCATCGACGCCCACGGCGAGATCGCCCACCAGTGGAACCTCCCGCACCGCCCGGGACGGCACGCGCGGATCCTGCCGAACGGGAACCTCGCCTACAACGGCGTACTCCCGGACGAGCCCGCGCTCTTCCCCATGTGGCACAAGTACCGCGGCGGGATCATGCAGGAGATCGCTCCGGACGGCACGGTCCTGCGCGAGCACCGCGACCGCTTCCAGCACCACGACGCGCACCACTACGGGGACGGGCGGCTCCTCTACACCGCGCTCGAACCCCTGACCGGCGCGGACGCGGACGCGGTCCGCGGCGGAGTGCCCGGTTCCGAGGCCGAAGGCGCCATCTGGGCGGACACCATCGTCGAGGTGGACGCCGAGGGGAACACCACCTGGGAGTGGAAGGTCTCCGAGCGGCTCGGCCGCGCGGACTTCCCGCTCCACCCGGACTATGCCCGCGAGCACTACCCGCTGATCAACAGCGTCCTGCCGACGAGCGACGGCAACATCCTCGCCAGCTTCCGCTCGGTCTCCGCCGTCGTGGTCATATCCCGCGCGACGGGCGACATCATCTGGCGCTCGGAGCCCGGCGTCGTCTCCCAGCAGCACTGCCCGACCGAGCTGCCGAACGGCAACTTCCTGGTCTTCGACAACGGCGTGTTCCGGCCGCACTGGGACGTTCCGTTCAGCCGGGTCATCGAGATCGAACGCTCCAGCGGCAAGGTCATCTGGGAGTACCACGATCCGGCCCGTGAGTCGTTCTTCGCGCCGTTCATGGGCAGTGCCCAGCGCCTGCCGAACGGCAACACGCTGGTCACCGACTCCCCCGCGGGCCGCCTCTTCGAGGTCACCGCGGACGGCTATCTCTGCTGGGAGTACGTCGTGCCCTTCTTCGGCGGCTACGAGGAGGAAGAGGTCCGCAAACTCTTCCCCTCCGAACCCAACGCCGTCTTCCGCGCCTACCGTTACGCCTCCTCCGAACTGCCCTGGCTCACCCCGGCTCCCGCTCCAGCGAAGGGCTGA
- a CDS encoding helix-turn-helix domain-containing protein has product MGTSEENAAGAPQVGPGIRRLRRALDLTLADVAARAGVSAPFLSQVENGRSRPSMGSLQRIADALDTTAVQLLASADPPRPVDVVRGDSASVREGDGREARMRPLVRGHQRLHALEFTGDHDWGREYRHRNDEILYVADGSAEVEADGSVYRLARGDTLYCAAELPHRWRPLEPGTRVLVVGIADGVRVTDEGAR; this is encoded by the coding sequence ATGGGTACGAGTGAGGAAAATGCTGCGGGCGCCCCGCAGGTAGGTCCCGGGATCCGCAGGCTCCGCCGGGCCCTCGACCTGACGCTGGCTGACGTGGCGGCGCGGGCCGGGGTCTCGGCGCCGTTCCTCAGCCAGGTGGAGAACGGCCGCTCCCGGCCCAGCATGGGATCCCTGCAGCGCATCGCCGACGCCCTCGACACCACGGCTGTCCAGCTCCTCGCCTCGGCGGATCCGCCGCGTCCGGTGGACGTGGTGCGCGGCGACTCGGCCTCGGTGCGGGAGGGGGACGGCCGGGAGGCGCGCATGCGTCCGCTGGTCCGCGGCCATCAGCGGCTGCACGCGCTGGAGTTCACCGGGGACCACGACTGGGGCCGCGAGTACCGCCACCGCAACGACGAGATCCTGTACGTGGCCGACGGCTCGGCGGAGGTGGAGGCGGACGGCTCCGTATACCGCCTGGCCCGCGGCGACACGCTGTACTGCGCGGCGGAACTACCCCACCGCTGGCGCCCGTTGGAGCCGGGCACGAGGGTCCTGGTGGTGGGGATCGCGGACGGGGTGAGAGTGACGGACGAGGGGGCCCGCTGA
- a CDS encoding RNA ligase (ATP), which produces MSTLRVTAEVLTIHEHPNADALELAQVGLYRAVVAKGAYRTGDTALYIPEQSVLPAELIDELGLTGRLAGGKSDRVKAVRLRGELSQGIVCRPRALAEVDLARAAAQGTDFADRLGVVKWVPPIPPTMDGDVESAPDLLPWVDIENIQRYPGIFAPGEAVVLTEKLHGSACLLTYVADDGGRVHVSSKGFGAKSLALKEDPRNLYWRAVHGHGVAAVAASLAERLGARRVGIFGEVYGAGVQDLSYGADGRRETLGYAVFDVSAEIDGEVRWLDPVALLKGRLPLVPCLYEGPYDAGLVLEAAAGRETVSGRELHVREGVVIRPAAERYSPVTGGRAIAKAISGAYLTRKGGTEYE; this is translated from the coding sequence ATGTCGACGCTGCGCGTCACCGCCGAAGTGCTGACCATCCACGAGCATCCCAACGCCGACGCCCTCGAACTGGCCCAGGTGGGTCTGTACCGCGCCGTCGTCGCCAAGGGCGCGTACCGCACCGGCGACACGGCGCTCTACATCCCCGAGCAGTCCGTGCTGCCCGCTGAGCTCATCGACGAGCTGGGGCTCACCGGGCGGCTCGCCGGCGGCAAGTCGGACCGGGTGAAGGCGGTACGGCTGCGGGGCGAGCTGTCACAGGGCATCGTGTGCCGGCCCCGGGCGCTCGCCGAGGTGGACCTGGCGCGGGCCGCGGCTCAGGGCACGGATTTCGCCGACCGGCTGGGTGTCGTGAAGTGGGTGCCGCCGATACCGCCCACCATGGACGGGGACGTCGAGTCCGCGCCCGATCTGCTGCCGTGGGTGGACATCGAGAACATCCAGCGCTACCCCGGCATCTTCGCGCCCGGCGAGGCGGTGGTCCTCACGGAGAAGTTGCACGGTTCCGCTTGCCTGCTGACGTATGTCGCGGACGACGGCGGCCGGGTGCATGTCTCGTCCAAGGGATTCGGCGCCAAGTCCCTCGCTCTGAAGGAGGATCCGCGCAATCTCTACTGGCGTGCGGTCCACGGTCACGGGGTCGCGGCCGTGGCGGCCTCGCTCGCGGAGCGGCTCGGCGCGCGCCGGGTCGGCATCTTCGGGGAGGTGTACGGGGCGGGGGTGCAGGACCTTTCGTACGGTGCGGACGGGCGCCGGGAGACGCTCGGCTACGCGGTCTTCGACGTGAGCGCCGAGATCGACGGCGAGGTGCGGTGGCTCGACCCCGTGGCCCTGCTCAAGGGCCGGCTCCCGCTCGTCCCGTGCCTGTACGAGGGGCCGTACGACGCCGGGCTCGTCCTGGAGGCGGCGGCGGGGCGGGAAACCGTGTCGGGGCGTGAGCTGCATGTCCGGGAGGGTGTCGTGATCCGGCCCGCGGCCGAGCGGTACTCCCCCGTGACCGGGGGGCGGGCCATCGCCAAGGCGATCAGCGGGGCGTACCTGACCCGCAAGGGCGGCACGGAGTACGAGTAG
- a CDS encoding 3-keto-5-aminohexanoate cleavage protein: MMQVCVNGARGAGDGASIPLSPGAMAESVAHAVAAGARDVHVHPKSPCGQDTLAPRAVAATLEAVRSVASVPVGVTTGAWADPDPGGRVADIRAWTVLPDHASVNWHEPGAEAVAEALLDRGVGVEAGIWSGTEAAERFAAWALGPRVLRVLAEVTDPDPATARDSARALLAAIGPAHGRPVLLHGEEGGTWPVLRLAGRLGLATRIGLEDTLVLPDGEPAVSNAQLVSTALSMLSTPPH, from the coding sequence GTGATGCAGGTATGTGTGAACGGCGCCCGCGGTGCGGGCGATGGTGCGTCGATCCCGTTGTCGCCCGGGGCGATGGCCGAGTCCGTGGCCCACGCCGTCGCGGCCGGTGCTCGGGATGTCCATGTACACCCCAAGTCCCCTTGTGGGCAAGACACGTTGGCGCCACGTGCGGTTGCGGCCACGCTGGAAGCGGTCCGCTCGGTGGCCTCCGTCCCGGTCGGAGTGACCACCGGCGCCTGGGCCGACCCGGACCCCGGCGGGCGGGTGGCGGACATCCGCGCGTGGACGGTGCTGCCCGACCACGCGTCGGTGAACTGGCACGAGCCCGGCGCCGAAGCGGTGGCCGAGGCGCTCCTGGACCGGGGTGTGGGCGTGGAGGCGGGCATCTGGTCCGGCACGGAGGCCGCGGAACGCTTCGCGGCCTGGGCGCTCGGCCCGCGCGTCCTGCGGGTCCTCGCGGAGGTCACGGATCCCGACCCGGCCACGGCGCGCGACTCGGCCCGCGCCCTTCTCGCCGCGATCGGCCCGGCGCACGGCCGCCCCGTCCTGCTGCACGGCGAGGAGGGCGGCACCTGGCCCGTACTGCGTCTGGCGGGGCGCCTGGGGCTGGCGACACGCATCGGCCTCGAGGACACGCTGGTCCTCCCGGACGGGGAACCGGCGGTGTCGAACGCCCAGTTGGTGTCGACGGCGCTTTCCATGCTCAGCACTCCACCTCATTAG
- a CDS encoding penicillin acylase family protein codes for MRQRTVRLRTLTATAALALAASVLAPQPGAAADEPPPAADYCEGQCADVLPPGANGNATLAEILAHRLLGTQPAHADDQLGPYDALSSGYPSLTDDKLTEFFNDASFGVPDGQAASVTRPRDDVTITRDKKYGIPHIKGSTRYGTEFGAGFAAGQDRLWLIDLFRHIGRGQLTSFAGGALANQGLEQEFWPQAPYEEKDLEKQVEYIRTTQGERGKQAMEDAQAYIDGLNAYRVKSKNGRYFPGEYVLTGKIDAITNIGEIEPFKVTDMIALASVVGGLFGNGGGGEVDSALSLLKSQERYGVEKGTKVWESFRARNDPEAVQTIHDGTSFPYAGKPENARGTALPDAGSVEREQLVYDREGGAKSTSKALRDPVKAPKKLKPLQGMYDDGVLPGGLFKKDGQKKGMSNALVVSGKHTASGNPVAVFGPQTGYFAPQLLMQQELQGPGISARGVSFAGVGMYVQLGRGQDYAWSATSAGQDITDTYAVELCEPGGGAPTKQSTHYLHHDTCTPMEKLERKNAWKPTLADSTAAGSYRMQVFRTKYGVVTHRASVEGKPVAYVSLRSTYRHEADSIIGFQMLNDPSYVKDASTFKKAAEHISYAFNWFYADSRDTAYYNSGANPERAKDIDPALPVKAQQANEWRDFDPENNTSAQTPPAEHPQSVNQDYYISWNNKQAKDFSAAGFGLSAVHRGDLLDGRVKKLTEKGGVTRAALTRAMSEAAVTDLRGEQVLPELLKVVRSKPVTDPQQAKAVQQLEAWQKAGAQRNQTAAGSKTYAHPDAVRIMDAWWPLLVEAEFKPGLGKDLYEALTAQLGTDESPSAGHGPTGAHAGSAFQYGWWGFADKDLRAVLGEPVEGKLGDAYCGGGKLDACRDALLTTLTQAAAKPATEVYPGDDSCKAGEQWCADSIIHRALGGITHGPIQWQNRPTYQQVVEFPEHR; via the coding sequence ATGCGACAGCGCACCGTCCGGCTCAGAACCCTCACCGCCACAGCGGCCCTCGCCCTCGCCGCGTCCGTCCTCGCGCCCCAGCCGGGGGCGGCGGCCGACGAGCCGCCACCGGCCGCCGACTACTGCGAGGGGCAGTGCGCGGACGTCCTGCCGCCCGGCGCGAACGGCAACGCCACGCTCGCCGAGATCCTCGCCCACCGGCTCCTCGGCACCCAGCCCGCCCACGCCGATGACCAGTTGGGCCCCTACGACGCGCTCTCCTCCGGCTATCCGTCCCTCACCGACGACAAGCTGACGGAGTTCTTCAACGACGCGTCCTTCGGTGTCCCCGACGGCCAGGCCGCCTCCGTCACCAGGCCGCGCGACGACGTGACGATCACCCGGGACAAGAAGTACGGCATCCCGCACATCAAGGGCTCCACGCGCTACGGCACCGAGTTCGGCGCGGGCTTCGCGGCCGGGCAGGACCGGCTCTGGCTCATCGACCTGTTCCGGCACATCGGCCGCGGCCAGCTGACCTCCTTCGCGGGCGGCGCCCTCGCCAACCAGGGCCTGGAGCAGGAGTTCTGGCCGCAGGCCCCGTACGAGGAGAAGGACCTGGAGAAGCAGGTCGAGTACATCAGGACGACCCAGGGCGAGCGCGGCAAGCAGGCCATGGAGGACGCGCAGGCCTACATAGACGGACTGAACGCCTACCGCGTGAAGTCCAAGAACGGCCGCTACTTCCCCGGTGAGTACGTCCTGACCGGCAAGATCGACGCGATCACCAACATCGGGGAGATCGAGCCCTTCAAGGTCACCGACATGATCGCGCTCGCGTCCGTCGTCGGCGGCCTCTTCGGCAACGGCGGCGGCGGAGAGGTCGACTCGGCCCTCTCCCTCCTCAAGTCCCAGGAGAGGTACGGCGTCGAGAAGGGCACGAAGGTGTGGGAGTCCTTCCGCGCCCGCAACGACCCCGAGGCCGTCCAGACCATCCACGACGGCACGAGCTTCCCGTACGCGGGCAAGCCGGAGAACGCGCGCGGCACCGCGCTGCCCGACGCCGGTTCCGTCGAGCGCGAACAGCTCGTCTACGACCGGGAGGGCGGCGCCAAGTCCACCTCCAAGGCCCTCAGGGACCCGGTGAAGGCGCCCAAGAAGCTGAAACCGCTCCAAGGGATGTACGACGACGGGGTGCTGCCCGGCGGCCTGTTCAAGAAGGACGGGCAGAAGAAGGGGATGTCGAACGCCCTCGTCGTCTCCGGGAAGCACACCGCGAGCGGAAACCCGGTCGCCGTCTTCGGCCCGCAGACCGGCTACTTCGCCCCCCAGCTCCTCATGCAGCAGGAGCTCCAGGGCCCCGGCATCAGCGCGCGGGGCGTCTCCTTCGCGGGCGTCGGCATGTACGTCCAGCTGGGGCGCGGCCAGGACTACGCCTGGTCGGCCACGTCCGCCGGGCAGGACATCACGGACACGTACGCCGTCGAGCTCTGCGAACCGGGCGGCGGCGCCCCCACCAAGCAGTCCACCCACTATCTCCACCACGACACGTGTACCCCCATGGAGAAGCTGGAGCGCAAGAACGCCTGGAAGCCGACCCTCGCCGACTCCACGGCCGCGGGCTCCTACCGCATGCAGGTGTTCCGCACGAAGTACGGCGTCGTGACGCACCGCGCGAGCGTCGAGGGCAAGCCCGTCGCCTATGTCTCGCTGCGGTCCACCTACCGCCACGAGGCCGACTCGATCATCGGCTTCCAGATGCTGAACGACCCGTCGTACGTCAAGGACGCGTCGACCTTCAAGAAGGCCGCCGAGCACATCAGCTACGCCTTCAACTGGTTCTACGCCGACTCGCGCGACACCGCGTACTACAACAGCGGCGCCAACCCCGAGCGCGCCAAGGACATCGACCCCGCCCTGCCCGTCAAGGCCCAACAGGCCAATGAATGGCGGGACTTCGATCCGGAGAACAACACCTCGGCGCAGACCCCGCCGGCCGAGCACCCGCAGTCCGTCAACCAGGACTACTACATCTCCTGGAACAACAAGCAGGCCAAGGACTTCAGCGCGGCGGGCTTCGGCCTGAGCGCCGTGCACCGCGGCGACCTGCTCGACGGGCGGGTGAAGAAGCTCACCGAGAAGGGCGGCGTCACACGGGCCGCGCTGACCCGGGCCATGTCCGAGGCGGCGGTCACCGACCTGCGCGGTGAGCAGGTGCTGCCCGAACTGCTCAAGGTGGTGCGCAGCAAGCCCGTCACGGATCCCCAGCAGGCCAAGGCCGTCCAGCAGCTGGAGGCGTGGCAGAAGGCCGGGGCCCAGCGCAATCAGACGGCGGCGGGCTCCAAGACGTACGCCCACCCCGACGCCGTACGCATCATGGACGCCTGGTGGCCCCTCCTGGTCGAGGCCGAGTTCAAGCCGGGCCTGGGCAAGGACCTGTACGAGGCGCTGACGGCGCAGCTCGGCACCGACGAGTCACCCTCCGCCGGGCACGGCCCGACCGGCGCGCACGCCGGATCGGCCTTCCAGTACGGCTGGTGGGGCTTCGCGGACAAGGATCTGCGGGCGGTCCTCGGGGAGCCCGTGGAGGGCAAGCTCGGGGACGCGTACTGCGGCGGGGGCAAGCTCGACGCCTGTCGTGACGCGCTCCTGACCACCCTCACGCAGGCCGCCGCCAAGCCCGCCACCGAGGTGTATCCCGGCGACGACAGTTGCAAGGCCGGTGAGCAGTGGTGCGCGGACTCGATCATCCACCGGGCGCTCGGCGGCATCACGCACGGGCCGATCCAGTGGCAGAACCGGCCCACGTACCAGCAGGTCGTCGAGTTCCCCGAGCACCGCTAG
- a CDS encoding serine-threonine protein kinase — translation MVRVEPYWELTFDADGDVDTTQRDRLLREVADEHVTDLLVLAHGWNNDQDMATDLYRRFFAPCQDLAGPRVRLGYVGVLWPAIRFPDEPIPDYDPSLTATGPGPAPGAGPLLDEPTRLLLARTFPDHENELERIGALLAERSPVPSRLYEYGRLVRDLVAVHENSAARRFANDTWAGEPAMLTDDAVEVCQVFAAAMEETGQQELFGGLRKRLWNGAHELLRQASYYAMKRRAGSVGQLGLGPAIGLLAREAPDVRVHLVGHSFGARLVAYALHGMPASVRSVKSTTLLQGAFSHYAFSRRLPHAPSRSGALNGTQRRIDGPLVSCYSRHDDALGKIYPLASKIAGDSSTFLGLWERWGAIGYDGIRAVDGAKRVKLGRAIPAKGCVSVDASAVVRRGGPPCGAHSDICHEELARVVFAAGRIALA, via the coding sequence ATGGTCCGCGTGGAGCCCTACTGGGAACTGACCTTCGACGCCGACGGGGATGTCGACACCACGCAACGCGACCGTCTCCTGCGTGAGGTGGCCGACGAGCACGTCACCGATCTCCTCGTCCTCGCGCACGGCTGGAACAACGACCAAGACATGGCGACCGACCTCTACCGACGGTTCTTCGCACCGTGCCAGGACCTCGCGGGCCCGCGCGTACGCCTGGGATACGTGGGCGTGCTCTGGCCCGCCATCCGCTTCCCCGACGAGCCGATCCCGGACTACGACCCCTCGCTCACCGCCACCGGGCCGGGCCCGGCACCGGGCGCGGGGCCCCTCCTGGACGAGCCGACCCGGCTCCTCCTCGCCCGCACGTTCCCCGACCACGAGAACGAACTTGAGCGGATCGGCGCGCTGCTCGCGGAGCGCTCCCCGGTGCCGTCGCGCCTCTACGAGTACGGACGTCTCGTGCGCGACCTGGTCGCCGTGCACGAGAACAGCGCCGCCCGGCGATTCGCCAACGACACCTGGGCGGGCGAGCCCGCCATGCTGACCGACGACGCGGTCGAGGTGTGCCAGGTGTTCGCCGCGGCGATGGAGGAGACCGGCCAGCAGGAGCTCTTCGGCGGCCTGCGCAAACGGCTGTGGAACGGGGCGCACGAACTCCTGCGCCAGGCCAGCTACTACGCCATGAAACGCCGGGCGGGCTCCGTGGGCCAGCTGGGCCTCGGCCCCGCGATCGGACTGCTCGCCCGTGAGGCACCGGACGTACGGGTGCATCTCGTCGGGCACAGCTTCGGCGCGCGGCTCGTGGCGTACGCCCTGCACGGGATGCCCGCGTCGGTGCGCAGCGTGAAGTCCACGACGCTGCTCCAAGGGGCCTTCTCGCACTACGCGTTCTCCAGGCGCCTGCCGCACGCGCCCTCGCGCAGCGGCGCGCTCAACGGCACGCAGCGGCGGATCGACGGGCCGCTGGTGTCCTGCTACTCCCGCCATGACGACGCCCTGGGCAAGATCTACCCACTGGCCTCGAAGATCGCCGGGGACTCCTCGACGTTCCTCGGCCTCTGGGAACGCTGGGGCGCCATCGGGTACGACGGCATCCGGGCGGTGGACGGCGCCAAGCGGGTCAAGCTGGGCCGGGCGATCCCCGCCAAGGGGTGCGTGAGCGTGGACGCGTCCGCAGTGGTGCGGCGCGGCGGACCGCCCTGCGGCGCACACAGCGACATCTGCCACGAGGAACTGGCGCGTGTCGTGTTCGCCGCGGGGCGGATCGCTCTGGCGTGA